The following proteins come from a genomic window of Pseudomonas syringae:
- the sctJ gene encoding type III secretion system inner membrane ring lipoprotein SctJ gives MKYLSAGLLVLCMLLLGGCNDETDLFTGLSEQDSNEVVARLADQHIDARKRTEKTGVVVTVATSEMNRAVRVLDAAGLPRHSRTSLGEIFKKEGVISTPLEERARYIYALSQELEATLSQIDGVIVARVHVVLPERVAPGEPVQPASAAVFIKHSAALDPDSVRGRIQQMVASSIPGMSSQSADSKKFSIVFVPAAEFQETKQWVNFGPFKLDSADLPFWNVMLWVIPAGLVVLLGIAALLLRSDWRAALLKRIGAGGSRGRSTLPARA, from the coding sequence GTGAAATATCTGAGCGCAGGATTGCTGGTGCTGTGCATGCTGCTGCTCGGTGGCTGCAATGATGAGACTGACTTGTTTACCGGCCTGTCCGAGCAGGACTCCAATGAGGTGGTCGCGCGGCTCGCTGACCAGCATATCGATGCGCGTAAACGCACGGAGAAAACCGGTGTCGTGGTGACGGTTGCGACCAGCGAGATGAACCGCGCGGTGCGTGTACTCGACGCAGCCGGTCTGCCTCGGCATTCGCGCACCAGCCTGGGTGAGATATTCAAAAAGGAAGGGGTGATTTCGACCCCGCTTGAAGAGCGCGCCCGTTACATCTACGCCTTGTCTCAGGAACTTGAGGCAACGCTGTCGCAGATCGACGGGGTCATTGTGGCGCGGGTGCATGTGGTACTGCCAGAGCGCGTGGCGCCTGGCGAACCGGTTCAGCCCGCTTCCGCTGCGGTGTTCATCAAACACTCCGCCGCGCTGGACCCTGACAGTGTGCGCGGGCGCATTCAGCAGATGGTCGCCAGCAGTATTCCCGGCATGTCCTCGCAATCTGCAGATTCAAAGAAGTTTTCCATCGTCTTCGTGCCGGCTGCCGAATTTCAGGAGACAAAACAGTGGGTCAATTTCGGGCCTTTCAAACTCGACAGCGCGGACTTGCCCTTCTGGAACGTCATGCTCTGGGTGATACCGGCCGGGCTGGTGGTGTTACTGGGGATTGCCGCTCTGCTGTTGCGCAGTGACTGGCGTGCTGCGCTGTTGAAGCGGATCGGAGCAGGTGGCAGTCGCGGCCGTTCGACCCTCCCGGCGCGTGCATGA
- a CDS encoding type III secretion protein: MISFNSLQRHLDNSADRARTNMEHAAMEASESGSIEDLQAFNDAQQQVDVAGIAVNESLRAKHGITKAIIDGIQ, from the coding sequence ATGATCAGTTTCAATAGCTTGCAACGCCATCTGGACAACTCTGCCGACCGCGCCCGGACCAACATGGAACACGCCGCGATGGAGGCCTCGGAAAGTGGCTCCATCGAAGACCTGCAGGCATTCAACGACGCTCAACAGCAGGTCGACGTCGCCGGTATCGCTGTCAATGAAAGCCTGCGTGCCAAACACGGCATCACCAAAGCAATCATCGATGGAATTCAGTGA
- the sctL gene encoding type III secretion system stator protein SctL: protein MLAKRSIALTAAALLPEPILRREHIADSLLARDVLADAQQQASQLLALEQEKAQRLQQQALTQFWESANRLLAELQSQREVLQEQAMCAVEALLSESLRQLLDDTTLAERARAVVRNLAASQLNEALATLSVNPDMAEPVAEWLAESRFAEHWQLKRDATIAVGSLRLSDANGAFDIDWTNLRNGLLGDESSD from the coding sequence ATGCTCGCCAAACGCAGTATTGCTCTGACCGCCGCTGCGCTGCTGCCCGAACCGATCTTGCGCCGTGAACACATCGCCGACAGCCTGCTGGCGCGTGATGTCCTCGCCGATGCACAGCAGCAGGCCAGCCAGTTACTGGCGCTTGAGCAAGAAAAAGCGCAGCGCCTTCAGCAACAGGCCCTTACGCAGTTCTGGGAAAGTGCCAATCGCTTGCTGGCCGAGCTGCAAAGCCAGCGTGAGGTGTTGCAGGAGCAGGCGATGTGCGCCGTGGAGGCGTTATTGAGCGAGTCGCTGCGGCAGTTGCTGGACGACACGACGCTGGCCGAACGCGCACGCGCAGTGGTCAGAAACCTCGCCGCCAGCCAGCTCAATGAAGCGCTGGCGACGCTCAGCGTGAACCCGGACATGGCCGAGCCGGTCGCCGAATGGCTCGCAGAAAGCCGCTTTGCCGAGCACTGGCAGCTCAAACGTGACGCGACGATAGCGGTGGGCAGCTTGCGGCTCAGCGACGCGAATGGCGCATTCGATATCGACTGGACGAACCTGCGCAACGGGCTGCTGGGTGACGAGTCGTCAGACTGA
- the sctC gene encoding type III secretion system outer membrane ring subunit SctC, whose amino-acid sequence MRKALMWLPLLLIGVAPATWAVTPDAWKHTAYAYDARQTELSDALADFAREFGMALDISPVQGKLDGRIRAESPEQFLDRLSQEYHFQWFVYNDTLYVSPSSEHTSARIEVSPDAVDDLQTALTDVGLLDKRFGWGALPDEGVVLVRGPAKYVEFVRDYSKKVEKPDEKADKQDVVVLPLKYANAADRTIRYRDQQLVVAGVASILQDLLESRARGESIDSVNLLPQGNGGNGMANGTGSASTGLSYNLGSNGIDTASLQQGIDRVLNFGSKKSSKGHAAGRANIRVSADVRNNSVLIYDLPERKAMYQKLVKELDVPRNLIEIDAVILDIDRNELAELSSRWNFNAGSVSGGANLFDAGTSSTLFIQNASKFSAELHALEGNGSASVIGNPSILTLENQPAVIDLSRTEYLTATSERAADILPITAGTSLQVIPRSLDHDGKSQVQMIVDIEDGQIDVSTINDTQPSVRRGNVSTQAVIAEHGSLVIGGFHGLEANDRIHKIPLLGDIPYIGKLLFQSRSRELSQRERLFILTPRLIGDQVNPARYVQNGNPHDVDDQMKRIKQRRDGGEMPTRGDIQKVFTQMVDGTAPVGMRTGEPLPFETDSLCDPGEGLTLDRQRSQWFVQKDWGVAVVVAHNNTNKPVRIDESRCGGRWVIGVAAWPHAWLQPGEESEVYIAVRQPQISKMAKESRPSLLKGAKP is encoded by the coding sequence ATGCGCAAGGCCTTGATGTGGTTGCCTTTATTGTTGATCGGGGTGGCCCCTGCCACGTGGGCGGTCACCCCCGACGCCTGGAAGCACACTGCTTACGCCTATGATGCCCGGCAGACCGAGCTGTCTGACGCGCTGGCCGACTTCGCCAGAGAGTTCGGCATGGCGCTGGACATATCGCCGGTGCAGGGCAAGCTCGATGGCCGCATCCGTGCCGAGAGCCCCGAGCAATTTCTCGACCGCCTGAGCCAGGAATACCACTTTCAGTGGTTCGTCTATAACGACACGCTGTATGTCAGCCCCTCCAGCGAGCACACCTCGGCGCGCATCGAAGTGTCGCCGGACGCTGTGGATGACCTGCAAACGGCCCTGACGGATGTCGGCCTGCTGGACAAGCGTTTCGGCTGGGGCGCCTTGCCGGACGAAGGCGTAGTGCTGGTCCGCGGTCCGGCCAAATACGTGGAGTTTGTGCGCGACTACAGTAAGAAAGTCGAGAAGCCCGACGAAAAGGCCGACAAGCAGGACGTCGTCGTGCTGCCGCTCAAGTACGCCAATGCGGCCGATCGGACTATTCGTTATCGCGACCAGCAACTGGTGGTCGCCGGTGTCGCCAGCATCCTTCAGGATCTGCTGGAAAGCCGTGCGCGAGGCGAGAGCATCGACAGCGTGAACCTGCTGCCACAGGGTAATGGTGGTAATGGTATGGCGAACGGAACAGGTTCGGCGTCCACAGGCCTCTCCTACAACCTGGGCTCCAATGGCATCGACACCGCTTCCCTGCAACAGGGCATTGACCGTGTGTTGAATTTCGGCAGCAAAAAATCTTCCAAAGGTCACGCTGCTGGCCGGGCGAATATTCGCGTGAGTGCCGATGTCCGTAACAACTCTGTGCTGATCTATGACCTGCCAGAACGCAAGGCCATGTATCAGAAGCTGGTCAAGGAACTGGATGTACCGCGTAACCTGATTGAAATCGACGCGGTGATTCTCGACATCGATCGCAATGAACTGGCCGAGCTTTCCAGCCGCTGGAATTTCAATGCAGGCAGTGTCAGCGGCGGTGCCAACCTGTTTGATGCGGGCACCAGTTCGACGCTGTTCATTCAGAATGCCAGCAAGTTTTCTGCGGAACTGCACGCGCTTGAAGGCAACGGCTCGGCGTCGGTGATCGGCAACCCGTCGATCCTTACCCTGGAAAACCAGCCTGCGGTGATCGACCTGAGCCGCACCGAATACCTGACGGCCACCTCCGAGCGCGCCGCCGACATTCTGCCCATCACGGCGGGCACCAGCCTGCAAGTGATCCCGCGTTCGCTGGATCATGACGGCAAGTCTCAGGTGCAGATGATCGTCGACATCGAGGATGGGCAGATCGATGTATCGACCATCAACGACACCCAGCCAAGCGTGCGCCGCGGCAATGTCAGCACCCAGGCGGTGATCGCTGAACATGGTTCGCTGGTCATCGGCGGTTTTCATGGCCTGGAAGCCAATGACCGGATCCACAAGATCCCGCTGCTGGGCGACATTCCGTACATCGGCAAACTGCTGTTTCAGTCTCGCAGCCGTGAGTTGAGTCAGCGCGAGCGGCTGTTCATCCTGACGCCACGCTTGATCGGTGATCAGGTCAACCCGGCCCGCTACGTGCAGAACGGCAACCCGCACGATGTCGATGACCAGATGAAGAGAATCAAGCAGCGCCGCGACGGTGGTGAGATGCCGACCCGAGGCGACATCCAGAAAGTGTTTACCCAGATGGTCGACGGTACTGCGCCCGTCGGTATGCGCACCGGCGAACCCCTGCCATTCGAAACCGACAGCCTGTGTGATCCAGGCGAAGGCCTGACCCTTGATCGGCAACGCTCGCAATGGTTCGTGCAGAAGGACTGGGGCGTAGCAGTGGTCGTGGCACATAACAACACGAACAAGCCGGTGCGTATCGACGAAAGCCGATGTGGCGGTCGTTGGGTGATCGGCGTGGCAGCCTGGCCTCACGCGTGGCTGCAACCCGGTGAGGAAAGCGAGGTGTACATCGCCGTGCGCCAGCCGCAGATATCGAAAATGGCCAAAGAAAGCCGGCCTTCATTGCTCAAGGGAGCGAAACCATGA